The following DNA comes from Solea solea chromosome 6, fSolSol10.1, whole genome shotgun sequence.
AATAAGGTAAAAATAATAAGGGAAACCAGTGACACTTTAATAAATCTACAAATGACTGCTCTAGACCACTTCTCCTTTGAGGGTCATAGGGGAAGATGGAACTGCTCATAGTTAACATTTGGCCAGTGGCAGGGGTTACATGTGATACCAGTCCAGTGCAAGGACTttatcatattatatattattaaaattaCTTTGCCATTAGTCGGCTACTAACTCCAGTTTTTGCTTGTTCTAGGTCTGCACATGGGGGCGGGCAAGAGCAAGCCCAAGGAGCCGGGCCAGCGCTCCATGAGTCTGGACGGGACCATCGGCACAGGCTCGGACAGCGGGCGCTTTCACCACCTGAGCCCCGCCCAGCAGACCCAAACCCCCAACAGGAGCCCCGCCGTGGGCACAGGCAGGAGGGGGCATCAAGGGCAGCACCATCACGCCCCGACCAACACTCCTGAGATGGCTCTTTTCGGAGGTGTGGACCACACGGGCACGATCACCTCACCCCATAGAGGACCTCTGTCAGGTAGGGAACATGTGACAGTTCATGGAGAAACccagaaatcattttaatttcatcaaCAGTGTCCGTACAATAAATATGTAGCTGTCTTCGTGTGAAGACTGGAAACATTGAAAAGCTCAACTTGCTGAATTCCACTTCCACTTCCACCTAATCAGTATAATTGTAAGAATATACATTTTACTGGTAGTTTTTGACATTTGGACAGAGCCACACTAGTTGTTTCCCCATTTGCGGTCTTTGTGCTAAGATAAGCCAACAATTTCCTCATTCTAGTTCCAAAGTAAACATGTTGATGTCAGCAACCTTCCAAATTAAATCTCAGTCAGTCCCTTAATTTCAAACTACCTCAAATTTGACTAACAGAACAAATACAGTGATCATATCTCATCCAAATTCAAACCAGCTTCCCCTTGTCTTTGAAGTTGCTTGTGTCATGgtgttattgctgctgctgtaatgtGTCTAGACCGGCCAGATGGTTGAGTTAATGCTGCTCCATCCAGAGAGTGAAGGGGGCAGCTGGTGAATCAGGAGCAGCTCTGTCGGGTCGCCTCTTCCtgccgagcatctaatgacccAGTCGGTGTTTGGCTCATTCAAAGCACGGGGTTTGAAGATGCTTTCGAAAATAGAAAACCAATGATGGGATGACTTTGTCCTTCACGGACGATCGGTCACAAGCAGTCCGAATGTCGATATTTCTCATCAGTCGTTGGCAAATTGCTTCACGCAGATTTATAGCGTTACCTGTACAGTAAATAACAAAGTATTACCACAGGCCAGACTTTATTGTTAACGCTAAATTCTGGAAGTTGGTGTGAGTAGGTCATGCAGGGAAGTCCCTCCGTCTTAAATTACTTTGTTCCCTAAAAATGTGTTactatgtttgtgtttcctgcaggAGGTGTCACTACATTTGTGGCACTGTATGACTATGAGTCACGGACAGCGTCTGATCTGACCTTTCGGAAAGGCGACCGGCTACAGATAGTCAACAACACGTAAGATTCaagtcatctctctctccctctctctctctctccctctctcagtgAAGCCACAGCTTCACAAGCAGATTTGTCAACGCACATCATGTGAGGACGAGGGCACACAGTCGTGTATGTGAACGAATACTGTGGGAGTGAGTCAGTAACAGTTGCAGAGTCTACAGTCTGATACTTGATAGCAAACACATTCTCACAGTGTCATTATAGTACTCCACACACTCTATAGAAAACCTGTCATCGCAAGATATACACTTATATCTCCCAGCTCATGGATAACGCCTAAAAGGTTGTTTTCTGTTGGATATCAACACATTTCGAAGcacataatgtttttaattaaaagtcacAGGGTATATATTATGGTAGTAGGCAGTTTTTAACTTAAAGCACTGGGGcagacttcacacacacaggtgtttaaaatcaaaacaatggtGTTTCTTGTCTATTCCTCTGCACTCTTTCAGTAACTTCCTGCCATGAGTCTGGTCAGCTGCATTAATATAGTCTTGACGCTACATACTGGGGctgatttaagaaaaataaaatgaaatgcattCGTCCTTTGGAAgattttatataaattattAATGCTAATAATGAATTGAAAGCAGATCCTCTGTGACCATATGACATAAGTCCAGAGATCCCACATGATGGGAGTAATGAATAAAAACCCTGCAGCCCCAGCATGTAGACCCACTGCATAcccacctcctctgctctctgtctttgCTCTGCTGTGCTGCTTGCCTTGCTATGTCTCTTTGCTGTGTTTTGATGTGTCTGCTGTGTCTGttatctctccccctctctctctctttctttctttctttctttctcatgcTTCATGGTTTCTCCTAGGAAAAAGTACAGCTTCAGGTCAGTACTACTTTATGCAATAAAGGGTACGGACAGTGATTTTTGGGGCTCTTACACTTGTGAGTTATCATAAAAGCGTGAAattaaatctgcatttttttgctttttttggtgattttcatTTCAGGGTGAAGAGTCTGCTAACgccttgtgttttcttcttgctGCTAACAAATCAATTGAAAAGACCAAAAATCCAAAAGTCACAAACTCACACCGACTGACATGTTGGTTCATTTTGATAAACATGGACATCATAGTTTATTTAAGTGAATCCTACCTGTACTGTAACTCATTAGTAAGCTACGTGTACACAGAATGATTCTGTGTAGTAAAACTTATGTCCAGGTGAAACCACAATACTGCATTTCTTTGAAAACAGGAAACTAATCTGTCCTGACACGCGCTTCTACTGTGAAGGGAAATCTAGTATTTTTGCCAGTCATGGTCTTTTCATGGGATCTGTTTACAGTGCAAAAAAGGATGAATTCTGTGCatttatcttcttcttcctcttcacttcTTGCATTTAGAAAACCATTTAACCAGGCTGCATTGAGTAGTTGAGcagttttctgtttgttgttgacTTGCGTTGCTGTCTGTGTCACAGAGAGGGGGACTGGTGGCTCGCTCGCTCCCTAACAACAGGCGAGAGTGGTTATATCCCCAGCAACTATGTGGCTCCGTCTGACTCCATCCAAGCAGAAGAGTAAATGATCTACTCCTTGTCTTCGCTGTAACAGTTTGTCGAGCACTTTTTCCACCGACAGAGATGTGAAGCATTTTGTCGGTAGCTGTGATGATGCATGCAGGTTCTGTATGCAGACACTAATGACTCATGCGCTGTCTTATATTTTCATTCTATATGTGCGAATCTAAAATCTGATCTGACTGCTTAGCTGACACTCGGGAGGAGCTTCTCACTGATCTTATTCTCCATGGCCCACTTTCTCAGGTGGTATTTTGGGAAGATCACACGGCGTGACTCAGAGAGGCTCCTTTTGAACCTCCAGAACAGACGAGGGACCTTCCTGGTGCGAGAGAGTGAGACCACTAAAGGTGAGAGGGGCAGATGCTTGCATCACTGCAGCGGCTACTCTcgacaagattttttttttttaatgtgattgatttgtgtgtttatgtaagtATTAAAGATAGTATTGcagctgttttatttaaaacaagagCTCCGAAGTTCTTTTTGATGGAACGCTGACTTGTGTCTGCCTCATTTCCCACTATGCGATGTCTACAGTTTCCAGCCGTATACGTATATACACTTCAAGCGTAACTAAACCCCCTGATCTGCAGCTAACTCCACCCagtgcctgattttgaaaaatgccatgAAGTGGGCAGGGAGGTGTGAGTAAGAAGGATGGAGAACATCCTTTTTTAACCCAATATGTGTaatttaaaatacttaaaactgCACTGTCAAGAATAGGACCTGGATCAAATCAACAACAAATTCTAGATGCACATATAGTAGATCAGTTTTCACCTGGAAAAAGTGATTTGTGTATTTAACTGCCAGACTATTGATCAATTGAAATACTGAGCAGTCACTTTCGCCTTCAGTTTAAAGATTTATCATTGTTTTAAGATGTATCTTGTGTCCATTGTGTCCATCAATGTGAACAACAGACACAGCCTCTTCCAAGAAGAAtataatcactcactcactcactcactcatcttctgccactttatcctccacaggagggttttgggggcactggtgccaatcccagctgacatggggcgaaaggtggggtacaccctggacaagagTATAATGTCTTCatcaaataaaaattaaaaaataaaaagcattctCACTACAAAGGACGACACTGTGCAGTAGCTGTTATCGCACTTTGAAAGAAGTTCTTCTGGGACTGAACTTAACGAGGCAGGATCTTGTAATTAAGTCATTTGTTAACTTTCACACAGTCCTGTGGCACCAGCATCTTTGTTCTCTGTCCCTGTGGCAGAGTTTTGCATCTTTCTTTGAAAGAACCTTGTGACATGGATGAACTCATCGGGGGGTTTATTTTGGAGGgagtgcagggggaaaaaagggtgGGGTGGAATGGAGTTGGGTTTGTGAATGGAAAGGGGTGAATCATTTGCTCTGCCAGAATTAGGTCAACCCTAGGAGGGTGCTGGATTTCCCCCCAGCTTCAAGTCTCTGttttcccaacacacacacacatgcacacatgcataatgagggagggaaggagaggcATACAGAGTGGGTAGAACAGTCAAGAGGAGACTCaggaggaaaaaggaaaggGGGAGGAGCTTGTGTTCAATGACAAATGTGTGGTTCACAGCGTGACCGATAAGCACAGGCCTGCGACTCATGTGTTATCATAAGTCAATAATATCATATCGTGTTCAAGGCATGTGTGATCATCTATATGACTGAGGATATGAGCTCTGAAGTCTTGACCCACTTCTGCTTTCCAATCATGGGAGCTAAAAATCCATGCAGCTCAGCTCAGATACTGTGTGTGGCATTCAACTTACACACATGGGCAGAAAAGACCATGAAATTATACAAATGCTGCAGCTGTTGTGTCCATTAATCGTATTAAGTTGCTTTAGTAAGCACAAATTTAGACTAGTAAGCACTCTGGAATTACTCAAAAAAATACTATCTTGCAATCAATGTCAAATTCCAACCTTTGGGTTGATTCGCACATGGAAATTGATTTAGtactctctcttttttggtAGAACTCTTGCATACATAGCCAGTaatgtcgttttttttaaatatttgattagGAAGTCCCATCATGCATATAATCGGTAAACTACGTAAGAAATCCCTCCACAGAGGCATCTCTCGGTCAACTTGTTGGTTGTCTTTCAGCAGCTGCAAGGAtctaatttgatttatttatattcatatttgatatgatttattgcttttttaatttttcacacATATATTAATGGTTATGAAATCTAGTCTTTAGTGACATTTTCTTTACAAACACTTAAATCAGATTGTGCAGTAGGCCACACAGGACGATGTGAAGGCTAAGCTGActtccccccacacacacacacacacacactaaggtgTTGTCCAGGGACTTGCTCAGTGCAGCTGCTAGGAAACTCCGCAGAGCAGCTGTCACACAGGCCTTAATATGCCTGCTTTTATGGCTCTAACCTGTCTCTTGTCTGTTGTCTCTTCTCGTTCACAGGGGCATATTGCCTGTCGGTGCTTGATTATGACAACACCAAAGGCTTGAATGTTAAACATTACAAGATCAGGAAGCTGGACAGTGGTGGGTTCTACATCACCTCCCGTACCCAGTTCACCAGCCTACAGCAGCTCGTCTTTCACTACCGCAGTGAGTACTCACTCACACAAGTGCCAAAAGCTGTGATAGTTAACCTTCTATACTACCGTTGCCCTAAACCTGCCCCCTTTTCCTTTCACTCTCTTCCCCCATTTCAGAGCATTCTGATGGGCTATGCCATGCACTGTCAGATGTGTGTCCTGTGGCCAAACCTCAGACACAGGGACTGGCCAGGGACGCATGGGAGATCCCCCGAGAGTCCCTCCGCCTCGACCTCAAACTGGGACAGGGATGTTTTGGAGAAGTCTGGATGGGTTAGTACTACATTCTACCTCCTTCTAAAAGgagttaaaactgtagtgcgtaactaTTAAAAGTGATTTAGATTTATGATAAAGATTTGGTTTacgtcaagacagatggaggcaacggcGACATTGTGCCGGTAAAGTGAGATGGCTGCAATCAGTTTGGTGTATAACtgataacacaaaaaaagtttctaaaGTAatttctactgctcaaaaacacGGGAGGATAGGTTTGATTCCATCTAAGTTcatctaaatcaggggtgtcaaactcatttttgttcaggggccacatacagcacaatttgatcccaagggggccggaccagtaaaaatagtcaaataatagcataataacctatgaacaacaagaactcctttgttttacatttaatgaaggatatttttacaaaacatgaggtttcttgagaaatataagtgcaatttcaacaatatcatgcctaaatttactatttacacagcatactggatctataaaggcacaaacatttagtcacgggtatctggagcatttgacattacgtttagattagtgtgaaattttaacaaattcatcctgtgggccagattggaccctctggcgggccggttccggcccccgggccgtatgtttgacacccctgatctaaatGAATCAGCTGCTGATCATATCAATGAGCAAATATATATAGATGTTCAAGTGCATTGGAATATTTCTCCTGGTCTCACAGTCACATAATGGAACAATACAGAAACGCAATATAAAACCATGTGAAAAACTCAAGATACTCATGATGTGTCAATCATCCATCTCATTTAATTTTGTCAGGTGAAAGTAAAGAGTTATATACTTGATTATGAATCAttgcgctgtgttttctctcaggTACATGGAACGGTACGACACGAGTAGCCATTAAAACCCTGAAGCCTGGCACCATGTCTCCGGAGGCCTTTCTCCAAGAAGCACAGGTCATGAAGAAGCTGAGGCATGAGAAGCTGGTCCAGCTGTACGCGGTGGTGTCGGAGGAGCCCATCTATATTGTCACCGAATACATGAGCCAAGGTGAAACGGGATGAAGTGGTGACGGAATGTTCAGGCTGTATCACACTAAATGAGTCATTTCTCTAAATACCATATTTGTGGCCCTGTAGGTAGTTTATTGGACTTCCTCAAAGGGGACGCAGGAAAGATGCTCCGTCTGCCTCAGCTGGTGGACATGGCCGCTCAGGTAAAACACATTATGTTCTAATGTGCTCTGCCTCTTATATAAccatgaaaaaaactaaacaaaacaaaacaaaaccgtAAAGTGATCTGAAGACAAGATATAAACTCACTCTGTCCAGATTGCTGCGGGCATGGCCTACGTGGAGAGGATGAACTACGTCCACAGAGATCTGCGTGCCGCCAACATCCTGGTAGGAGACAACCTGGTGTGTAAAGTGGCAGACTTTGGTTTGGCAAGACTCATCGAAGACAACGAGTACACTGCAAGACAGGGTTAGTCCTCGCTGCTCGTTTCTagagatgttgtttttgtctattAGTTAGGGCCCTCAGTCTTAATGTCTTTGTCCAGTTGTTTCTCAATCAAGAAGCACTGGTAAGAGTTGCTTTACATATGGACTTATAATAGACTTCACATCAATGATTGTGAGctgtaattgtttgtttttaattaatatgaTCCTTTTAGGAGCCAAGTTCCCCATCAAATGGACGGCACCAGAGGCAGCTTTGTACGGCCGCTTCACCATCAAGTCAGACGTCTGGTCCTTTGGTGTGCTGCTCACAGAGCTGGCAACTAAAGGCAGAGTCCCCTATCCAGGTAGTCATTTTTACTGTCTCTTCCATCCTTAAATTACTCGGTCCCTCTCTAATTTGTTGTCTAAGTAGGATGACACCTGTAAgcctttcatttttaaatactcATTTTCAGAATGCAGCTTCTCCATCATTAGAAACTATATCAAATCAAAAAGATGGGGGTAGATTAATCTATTATGACGACACACTTGTTGCCCTAAAATGGCAGATTGAGACTATTTAGTGTTTTACAAATAGAAATGATaaacatcaatatttatttatgtttattctaCCACATGTATTGTATTTAAATGACGGTTTCTTACGACAGGAATGGTGAACCGCGAGGTGCTGGACCAGGTGGAGCGCGGCTACAGGATGCCTTGCCCGTCAGAGTGTCCCAGCTCTTTACACGAGCTCATGCTGTCATGCTGGAGGAAGGACCCAGAGGAGAGGCCTACCTTTGAGTACCTGCAGGGCTTCCTAGAGGACTACTTCACCTCCACAGAACCCCAGTATCAGCCCGGGGAGAATTTATAGAACCACACACTGAAACCCCCGACCCGAGGAAGAGAACCTCAACACAGAACGATCTGCACTAACCGACCTCAGAGGAACGCCTGTGATGTGAGAGGATCTGAGCCTGTGAAACTCATCTGGGAGGAAGTTGAGATTCTTCTGTAGAAGCAAAAAACCGAAATAGGAACTGACAGAAATCCCCCCCCTTGCGTGCTATTGAGGAACTGCTGCagaagaacctggagaacctccTCCCTGAAAGGATTCACTGTTTACTTAAGGTTCTCCTGTAGCTGTAAGAGGAGAACTCATGCTGGACAAACTTTGATTTGATCGATTTGAAGTAATGTGTTACCGACAGGTGCCGCTGATGTGGGAGGAACCGAATCAGGAAGCACAGAAGGCGCAAAGAAGGACAGAAGACTCCAGTCAAAGGGAGAACGTTAAGGGAGGATATTTCCCTTCGAGCATGAGCTGTTTAGAGACACCGCCCTCTTTCCCTCTTCTGTCACGTCTCTTTTTCACTcgtctgtgtttctttctttttttccacccacaGAAGAGCACTGCCACTGAGGCTCAGGTGCCAAAGCAGAGTCAGTCTCTCCCATCTGCCTTTCTCCTCTGTCTATTTCTGTTTGACTTTCAGTATCTTTCTCAACAGTTTTCCCAAGTTGCTGCTTCTTGAAATTGTCTCCAAATAACTCAGCTCTGGAACACTACTTTGcatctttatttatgtttacttgGATATTATGTGCTGTATTCAACTGTTAATAGCAGACAAAGgttcctgggttttttttctcccattacTTTTTCAATGATTATTGACCATGACGGTAATTCCAGGATAGATCTACTCTGCAGGCAGGTTCTGTAATTCTGAGAATGAGGTCATTTAtaggatttattttgtttatttatcttgttTATTCCCTCTGGGCCATGGTGCACTGCTGGATTCAACCTTGATGATTAAAACTGATTTTGGTACAGGTAGCGTTTGAATGCTTGTTGTTGATTTAACTGGAAAGTAGCAATGCAATTAATCAGCACTGCTGTGGTGGCAGTACAGAGCAGTTTAAGTAATGACCATCGCAGTGACAAATTAGGTATTAAACATTTGTGTGACCTACTAAGAGGCTCTTATGACTATGGAACCAATCATGTTACTGTATAATATCAAAAGTTGGCTCGAGGTGGAAAAATCTTAAGAGTAAAAGCCTGCTGTGCTCTGTGCCAAACAAATCACACCCCATACTGCTGTCTTGTGTATATACCGTTTTAtcagcaagttttt
Coding sequences within:
- the LOC131460730 gene encoding proto-oncogene tyrosine-protein kinase Src-like isoform X1, with product MGAGKSKPKEPGQRSMSLDGTIGTGSDSGRFHHLSPAQQTQTPNRSPAVGTGRRGHQGQHHHAPTNTPEMALFGGVDHTGTITSPHRGPLSGGVTTFVALYDYESRTASDLTFRKGDRLQIVNNTKKYSFREGDWWLARSLTTGESGYIPSNYVAPSDSIQAEEWYFGKITRRDSERLLLNLQNRRGTFLVRESETTKGAYCLSVLDYDNTKGLNVKHYKIRKLDSGGFYITSRTQFTSLQQLVFHYRKHSDGLCHALSDVCPVAKPQTQGLARDAWEIPRESLRLDLKLGQGCFGEVWMGTWNGTTRVAIKTLKPGTMSPEAFLQEAQVMKKLRHEKLVQLYAVVSEEPIYIVTEYMSQGSLLDFLKGDAGKMLRLPQLVDMAAQIAAGMAYVERMNYVHRDLRAANILVGDNLVCKVADFGLARLIEDNEYTARQGAKFPIKWTAPEAALYGRFTIKSDVWSFGVLLTELATKGRVPYPGMVNREVLDQVERGYRMPCPSECPSSLHELMLSCWRKDPEERPTFEYLQGFLEDYFTSTEPQYQPGENL
- the LOC131460730 gene encoding proto-oncogene tyrosine-protein kinase Src-like isoform X2; the encoded protein is MGAGKSKPKEPGQRSMSLDGTIGTGSDSGRFHHLSPAQQTQTPNRSPAVGTGRRGHQGQHHHAPTNTPEMALFGGVDHTGTITSPHRGPLSGGVTTFVALYDYESRTASDLTFRKGDRLQIVNNTEGDWWLARSLTTGESGYIPSNYVAPSDSIQAEEWYFGKITRRDSERLLLNLQNRRGTFLVRESETTKGAYCLSVLDYDNTKGLNVKHYKIRKLDSGGFYITSRTQFTSLQQLVFHYRKHSDGLCHALSDVCPVAKPQTQGLARDAWEIPRESLRLDLKLGQGCFGEVWMGTWNGTTRVAIKTLKPGTMSPEAFLQEAQVMKKLRHEKLVQLYAVVSEEPIYIVTEYMSQGSLLDFLKGDAGKMLRLPQLVDMAAQIAAGMAYVERMNYVHRDLRAANILVGDNLVCKVADFGLARLIEDNEYTARQGAKFPIKWTAPEAALYGRFTIKSDVWSFGVLLTELATKGRVPYPGMVNREVLDQVERGYRMPCPSECPSSLHELMLSCWRKDPEERPTFEYLQGFLEDYFTSTEPQYQPGENL